GATCATTTAAcgcttttcaaaaaatatttatagaataaATATTAGTGTATCATATGCATTAACATTAGGATGATATATATGGTCTTATTTAAACCACAACGAATATCTTCTACTATACAacaacacaattcaataataacgaatttttaataatggtaAAAATGACACTATTCACGAATAATATTGGaaaagttatttattaaaaatatttgaaaagagCATTCAATAACAATGTGGGCGGTTGCGTTGAATTTCAATCTTAGAAATCTATACACACTCCTATGACATTGTTCTATAAATAGATAGACACGAATGAACTTACAACAATGCATAATACCATGATATAAATACGGGCTAGCCCACTTTATCGGGGCTAATTTATACAGGTTTTAATATTTTACGGGTCAGATCagattagtttattttttatgtggGTGAGAAAACGATCGGTCCAACCGACAAGTacgtgggtcacaagcttgtcGAGtcagttcattttttttaaaattatattctttttaattattaaattaaattataatttataattttaaaatattatcataaatatcgacaaaataTTATTACGTGAGGTTAATGTTACTACTTGTTaaccaagttcacaaataaaattatctttataatatttattaattttttcaagtaaaagtataaatatttaaataaaaatattaacttaattgttTGAGTTTagattctctttaattttaaattttagtattatatcatattttttaattaatttttattgactCACGAACCGACCCTATCGATATTTTTCAATCCCCATAAATCAACAAATTTATTCAGATTGAACTAAAAAgcttttttcttaaattgacTCAAAAAATCTCAGTCTACTCCAATTAAATTATGGTGAGAGTGTGGTGTACActtcaaatatgatatataatgcACGACATATACCATAATTTACACCACAAGCTAACCAAGATATATcagtttatttgtttgtttaaataatttaattacacCATGTGCATATGATGATTTAACATTGTTATcctaaagaataataaattaataaatgaccAATACAAATAGTCAACTAAATGCATTACAGCAGCatacaattaatttatatatcattttttaaaattaattatgttctGCATGAATAATGTACATTAGGGCGAAAATATAGTGTACGGTTCAATCCGATGCAAAATAGATTATTTAAACCAACACTTACGCCATGAAATAACCAAGAATTTACCAAATTTACAGGTATAATCAAGTTgatttatacaattcaatttatatttggtgataattttgattttggttaTATGTGCAACTCTACCATGTATAATATCATAATCTACAACCATATTGAATTTTCCGTTTtaacaattatacaaataacaTTACTGTTAGAATTTTACGTAGAACATGTGTGTCTAAttgtttaactttatacaaatatttatttattcacaGGCAAAATTGAAAAGGCATAAATATAAACTGCGATCAAATTAAAGGATCCATTTATGTATTAAGTCATCATAGAAAGAGAGGAAAACAACCATGTTCAAAGTGGTACATATGTGAACAAGAGGTTGAGGCAATACATCAATTGGTTGTAGTAGGAGTGTATGTGATCGGGTTGGTTcagatttttttaatgtaaattaaattattgtctaatttttaaattaataaaccaAACCAAACAGAATCCGGTATTTCAACTTCGGATTTTTTCGGGTTTCTTCggggttttgttttttttcgaatttttggatttttttataaagttttcatacaaacatataatttacttgtacttcaaatatttctttagtcctacCAAACTGTAACTATCtaagttatttctcaagaaaacaacaaaaaatataatatgattaatgacactaatccaacaaaaaaaaatcgagTAAGAAAATCGtacaaattaataagtcataatgaaattgatcattatttaaaatactaaatcatgctaaaataaatttagtaagtattagttacaaagactaaatattaaaagaaagtaaaagtagatcatgtattttaattgtccaAATCtatgaaaactaaaaaataaatattcaatattattgtcattcttagtgttgaattgatttcctttttgcattagtattaatttggtttttatttaaactttatataattaccaacatgtatgaactataatctttattatatcattaagaaatctaacttccaaacatgaaataaatatatttaaagataaaaactataaaaaggtataagagatatttaaaaattatatcaaaataagtattttaacatataaaataaaaatttaaaattatatatataatgtcgggttggTTTGATTTCGGGTTGATTTTTTTCAGTTGAAACcaaaccaacccaaatatagtcctttttttttcaaaaccaaaccaaatcactagtcaatttttttttcgatTTACGATTTGGTTCGATTTTGTACAACCATAGGTTGTAGATAGCAAAATTACAAGGCAGCTATGAGATCAATTCATCAATCTCAGACTCAAAAGGTGTATGCAATATTTCGAGATGATGGATAAATTATTACATAAAAATCGATCTAAGATATTAATTTGATCGattcgaatatatatatatatatatatatatatatatatatatatatatatatatatatatatatatatatatatattagaaaaacGAAATAATATATAGTAGTGTTAAAAATGGATGATGATCGGGTTCACCTCTTTCCGTGAGGttagaaattcaaattttgtatatatatatatacaaaattttagaaaaaagaaacaagattaatacaaaatttgaatttctaaCACTACTATATATTATCTCGGTAGAGGAGCATAGGTTCATGTGAACCCagtgacccccccccccccaccataCGCATCAGAGGTTCTAGCTGAACAATGCGAAAAAGAACCTTTGGAGTTATTGCATGCTGGAACAAAGATGTAAACTGCAAGACTAGCAAAGATGATCCTGAGGAATCATAGATGTACTAGGTACCTTGTAAGATGATTAAGGCTTTAGGTTTTGTAGTTTACTTGCCTCTTTCGTTTTTGATCCTCTTGTGCCCCATCacatttttttggggggtggaTGTTGATAGATACACAAGAATATGGTaccttctaaaaaaaaaatctgactTTGAATGATTAAGACTCAGACTTTTATCTTAACAATTAAACAAATGAGACCTTAGTTTATTCGAATACTTATGCCAGTACAggtatatatatgaaaatcaaagaaactaCTTTGAGCAATGGCaagaaattattctttcatcatACTGATTGGTTCAATTGACAATCTCTATTCCTGTAAAAGGTTTTCCAGCATGGAGTTGAAGAGCAACGTCTCCAACAACCTGTAATTTAACAATTACTCTCATATTACAAGTTCCATTTCAACATGTACAAGAAATAATAAACTAGCCTGAATTGAGCAAACTGACCTTGGCCATGTCTCTATAAGACAATTCTGTCACACCAGCAACATGGGGTGTGATTATAACATCTGGAAATCTGAGGATAGCATCATCGGGATCAAATGGTTCAGTCCAAGCAACATCAATTCCTAAACCTCCTAAATGTCCCGATTTGAGATGACTTAAAACAGCATCATAATCCAACAGACCACCTCGAGCTATATTAATCAGAATGGCACCCTGCAGCAAACAAGAGCACGCAAACTTTCATGAGATATGAAAAGCCCATCTTCAACCCACCTATTATAACCCTGGTAAAGTTCGGAAAGTTAGTCAACCCgcctatttatttattgaacACATTTGAACCTACATAGCCCATTTGACACCCTTTATATTCTCCACTGATTTCCCCCATGGAGGAATAGAATTTAACACGGTCCCAAACTTTCCCCTGAACCCCCTAGTTTCTGGAAGGAGATTTCCACTTGAAGACAAACCTTTCTCATGACAGATATAAAATCGTTGTTCACGATGCCAATCTGCAAGTCAGCAGCATATTTTTAGGTATAGGCTTGGCAAAATACATAGATCATCAGAAAGCACGAGATGTCCTGACCAGGCAGAAAGAAAGAGCAGTCTTACAGTTTCATTGTTCATAGCTAAGCAACATACAACAATATCAGCTTTGCTTGCAAACTTCAAGATATCAGCATGGTTTCCCCTCTCGTCAACTAGGTCAGCGTAGCCACCATTCTCAACAGACGGTGCTGGAAAGATAGATACGCGGTTCCTATCAATATTTAGAAATGAATGAATTTTACAAGGTTTTCTTACCCTCGGATTTGCTCGAGTCCTGTGCAGGCCGGCCCCAACTTCGTTTTGTAGCAAGTATTTTCACGTCAAATGGGCGTAAACGCTTTGCTAAATGTATCCCGATATTTCCAAACCCCAGGATAAATACCTATATGATAATGCAGATATTTTCTAAGACATAATAAAAGTGCAATTCTTACACAAGTTTGATGGTCTGTAAATTTGTCCAGACCTAGTCATCAACAATATCCAAGCACGTCACAATGCCATTAAATTCTTTTCAATTGTGATATCTATTAGAATTATTCTACTTGATATTAGCAAACTTGAATGTGCATTGTGCATTTAGTCTATTAAAAGAATGAAGGTGAAGTTGGAATTAGATAGATTAGTGGTACATTTGCAAGCAATTCAGATATAAGTCCACTCTTCCTGAGAAAATGACATGATAAATGAAGAAGTAAcccataaaatcaatatatGATGATCAAAATGGAGGCATATTACAAGAGTGACATGTAAAAGGAAGATACCTAACAACGCAAAATGCAAGTTCTATATATAGAATGGTTGGACGGTATGCAGGAATGAATGTTGACCCCTTTAAAGCCCAACATATCTAAGATGTATTCATACCATAGATGTATTCATAAGACCTTTAAAGCCCAACATATCTGAATGTTGAGACCTTTAAAGCCCAACATATCTATAAGATGTATTCATAAGAGGAGATTTCAATGGACACATCATATCAACCCCGAGGGGCTATGACGGTGTGCATTGAAGTGTTGGTTTCAGGGACAAGAATGAAGGAGGAGTCTCGTTTTTGGATTTCAGCAAGAGCGCTTGGGTTAGAGGTAGTCAATTTGAGTTTCTCAAAGGAGAAACACTTGGTAACTTTTCATAGAACGGTGCTAAGACTCAGATAAACTATTTGCACCTTAGGAAGGATGATGAAGGTCTTTGTAAAGACTGTAGGATTGTTCTAAGTGAGAATCTTACAACCCAACATAAGCTCTTGAAGATGGATTTGGAGATCAAGAGGCAGGAAGAAGAGGGTTGTGGGTGACCAACCTAGGATCAAATGGGGTAGCTTGACTATGGTCAGTGCCCAAGAGATGGAGAAGTTGATTGCTACAGAGGCTTAGGGGAGTAGTGGGGATGCGAACAGTATGTGGGATAGGAGTGTTAGTTGCATTAGGGAGGCAGCTAGAGAGGCGTTCGGGGTTCAAGAAACAGATTTAGGTGGGCACTGAAGGAACAAGTGATGGAATGAAGAAGTCAAGAGAAGGTGAAGACAAAAATGTTCAGTGCATCAAGCAGGGGCGGAGCTACATGGAGCCCAGTAGCAGCCTAATAGACACTTGTACTAGCACCGATTTTTCATCCCGGCCCCTCAACTCCACAAAGTTTCATCCAAATACATGAACATTCCAAACCCCTTTGACCTTACATGTCTCTTAATTTCCCTACCAGTGTTGTAAAAGCCATGCTTAAGCCTTAAAGTGAGGCTCAAAACGTGTTAAGCGCTCTGTCTCACTTAATGTCAGCTTATATATTTGTACATATTTTTTCCCTTTGtgcctttttcattaaagcccaTCTCCTTTTTCTCCAACACTACTCTgcaaaaaatagtcaaaaaccATTTTCTCTCCCTCAATTTCTGAGCAGAGACATTGCTCCTCCCCCTCCACtactctcatttttttctcttttggatAAGGAAAAACAAATTTCCTACTCTCATTTCTTTCTCTTCCACTCATCTCTATCGTAGAACACTGCCCATCTCTACCGATAAAGTTCtgttaataaataaaacaactatTATCTTTTTCACCAAGCACCCAATTTGTAGATACTTGTATCCTAAAAAAGGATATGATACCCCTATGCAATAAAATGcaaaatagaagaaaagaaacGGCTACCATATAGGTACTTGCTCCTAGGAGTATCCTGGATATTTTGTACCAGCACTGCAGCAATTAATCTAAGCAATTTAAATTAGCATCCCCACTTCATAATATTACACAAAATGCACACCATTTACCTTAACAATTAAGGTAATTTATTGTCAAGTAAACATGTTTGATGAAGCATTTGTAGCTCAGCTAACAAATTAGTTGATCCTAACTACTGTATCTTttcctatttaattttaaagctCTAAGCACTTGATATTTTgcaacaatataataaaaaccAACCAGTGGTGAAATGAAAAAGGGAAAGAAGATACATCTTAGCACTCCAAAATGAGATAACAGATAAATAGGAGGAAATAAAAGTGAAACTCACCGTTTTCCCTTGCAGGTTGACACCAGTTGGCTCCCCTAGCTTTTTCTGCTCCACGGAAATTTTCATTTGATGCTGCAACATTTGGGGGATGCCAagttaaaaaggaaaacaaCATAGCTTACATGAGAACAAAAAATACTCTTAGAACACCTATATATTTAGCTATCTGCATATACTTTCACTTCTAgaaccacaaagatagagtaGCAACGGGACTGCCAGCAATAGAATTAAGCACTCAACACCCCTCTTTGTTTGACCACTCAGTCCAAAACACTCTAGATTTCGTTGATTCTAGGCTCTCATGTCCACTCGAGTGAAGTCATTCACATTAGAAATATAAACAAGTTTCAAGCAGATAAGTACTAAAACAGACTGCAAAACCAGATGCATTAATTATTcttacaaaatagtgatatatatatatcccaAATCTATCAACTTATGAAGAAAGGAAGTACAATATGTTTGTTGTGTTATCCTCTAAGAGTTCAGAAGAAATAAAGCCATGAATTATAAGATTAGAGTCAAACCAACTTGCTTACGCAGGAGGCCCAAGATGAGATATATGGCCATTTCAGCACATGAAGCAGCATTTCCAGTTGCACCACCCGGAATTTTGGCGACCTTAATGCCATGCTTTGTGGCAGCAGTAATGTCAACACCTTTATACAACAACATTATAAAGTATTTAGGCAATTGGAAACTTTAAAACGACTGATTAGCAATGAATCCAGCTACCAAAGAAATAATATCAAGATAAAGGAGAACAAAAAAACCAAAGGCCTAAGGCAAGTAGAGAAACtgaaaacaaaatcaatttgACCTTCTAACCCAACTCCAAATTGCATTATGAGCTTCATCCTCTTTGCACGGGAGAGAACATCAGAGTTCATACGGAAGCTTTTAACCACACAAATATCATAGTCACCAATCACAGCAGGCACACTTTCGAGTGGAACATCATCAACCTACAACGGAGGCATATATCATCATTCAAGATTCGATTATCACTTGTAATTAGGACACTTTTCAGAAGATAGTGCAAGAAGGTACTGACAGATACCACTCAAAAAATTGAATAGCAGAATTAAAGAGTTTTAGCCTTTTCTATGAGTTAATTTTTAGCTGTACGTTAGGAAATAACTgtgaataaaatattgaaatggtAAAGAAGATTAAGAAGTTAGATTTAAAAAGTGCAAGTTTACAATTAGGTAGCATGTTTACCATGCAAACAGTGTGCACGAGTATAATTAGCAGCTCTTAGTATACTCGGTAAAGTAACAAACAGACCTCTAGACAATTGGTTTCTCTGTTTATgattttgcttttattttatttgataactCAGTAGTAGTTTTATCAGTTCAGCCTGTAGATGTATTATATTAGTATATACAGCCGTTACTCTATTTGATTTAGTGTACGTACAGTCATTTACTAATCATCCCAAAAATGAAGCCTATAATCTAACAAACTGACATATGCTTGTCACCTAAGaaatacaaatgaaataaaaaggaatattCAACCTTGAACAAACGAATTTCAATTCTTCCTAAGATTCTACGATCATCTCTCTCCAAACTTTCCAAATATTATACAGGTGATTTGTCTATCATATGTAAATTTCATAGCCTCCATGCTTGGAAAAAGTCTTGTTTCTTGACCCTTTGTATTTCCCATTTGTCCTGTGTAGGCACTTCAAGTGAAAAACAAGGCGATTTTTGTTTTCCCTTGAAATGATGGTATATAACAACTTCTGTTGTGACTCAAGTTTCCTTTAATTGATGTCAAATGTTTCCACTCATATCAAATTAATTGTCTGCATCTTCAACGAGTTGTATGGAAAGAGAATTTACTTTTTCATTATAGAGGAAACTCTTAATGCAAATTATAACACAAAACAATACTTCTTTTTTTATCAGGTAAACACAAAACAATACATGGACCTCAGTTCTACTCTTCTTCACCAATTTTTCGTTTTGTATTCAGATATTAACAAGATAAAGGCGGTATACATTTTACATAGACAGTACTAGAGAATACACATTTTTCAACTCTGTTTTCGAATGATATGaagtcaaataaataaaatcatctttGACAAGAGAATGCAATAACTACCCCAAAATAAGAGCTCACTTTTCATGTATTGTGATTTTGCATATCACTTCAAACGTCTACCTCGCTCCAGATAGCAATATCAAAATTTCTTCAgaaatcgaaaaaaaaaaactaggcaAACCAAAAAAGTCAGAAACCATGTAGAAGCTTCAATTatgcaattatttttaaatcattcaTCAAGATCCTCTGTTGCTTTATGAACTTCATCACTATTAAAACAAGTTTATAAATCAACCttcctttatttatttcccAATGGATGCCTGAAGAACATATATGGTTGAACAACTTTGAAATGGAGCCAAAATTAAGTCCCGTGCAATGAAGAAGTACAGCCCTTCCTATCTGATAAAAAAGGATCCCATGATCTTGAACCGATCTTACCTCAGATCACAAATCCAAGACCGTCTATGAAGAGCGGATCTAATTGAATTAGTGTCTATAATCGATTTCTTCTATGTAATACTAATCGATAGTAACTCATTCGCAAGTGCTACAAGAACTCATGCACTGGTCCCCGAGTCCGTTAGTATGGAACATTTTCTTTTCCAAGTGAAATCCCCTAGTATATGAAAGCGCCAAAAAGCTCTTTCGTTTTGGTGGAATAAGAAAcagtaaaagaaagaaaatgacacCTGAACAAATGGATAGCCTTGCAAATATTCTCTTGTATAATTGTGAGAATCAGGAAAATGAGgcccacaaaaaagaacacggGTAACATGATTGCACCTATTATCACTCATCTTCTGAGATGAGTTTGCACCTAAATGAACAAGAAAATGCAAATATAGACATCAGCATATACCCTTATTACACCTGACAGTGAGTAATATACATATTGTTAGAGaaaacacattatcatcatgaCCACATATTGTAAAAATCCACCTCTCCCAGCACTAGGTGGGATGTGGACAAAGAGGAGAGGGTAAAATTCCCTTCAAATCATGTAATGGTATATGAGCAGGGGCCGAACCATGTTGAGCGAGGCGTGTCACTAGACACCGCTTTGACAGAAAATTTTATATGCATTAACATTAGatataaattgatatatttaatgaaatgacTCTGCTTGACAATGGATGTCTCTTCGAGTTCGAACCTCAACCTAAGCAGAGCTGGAGCCAGTATTAGGAGTTTGAGAGTTTTAAATTTCCTTCCCCTTCCATACTATTCAGCTATCAACCAATTTCGACAGAGGTTCACAAGTTATTACTTAATTTTCTCATACAAATATAAGGTCTACGAAAGAACTTCTGGATTCGTCCTAATCCATGAACCTCTACCGAGCTCCGCCCCTGAACCTAAGCATAGTTTGGGGAAATATAAAATCTATTGCTTAAAATTATGGTTAAGTAACATTGAACCTTAGATATCTTCTAGCTTAACACCAAACTAAACCAATGAGTCAACTATATGTCttacttgtatatataataatatgatattgAATCTGAATCAACTAAACATATGAGAACAATTGAACAtacaataaattaaagaaaaattgtgAATTTGTGGATTACCAGCTTGAGCCAAGGAACAAAACCAATGGCGTTGATGTTGGCGGTGAAGAAAAGTTTTCTCCACAACGTTGCAAGTGATGAGCGTTTTTGCGTTAGAAATCCAAGTTCTGCAGAGAAGTAATGCAGAGTTGGTCTTACTGTACATCTATGGTGTGAGGAAATTAGAGTTACCTTAGGTTTTGTCAGACTATGatttgaaaaatgcaattaggatggaACTTATGCCTAAACTTTGTAAATGACAAAACACTATAAAAGTGGTGTTTATTATCCAAGtgtattatattcattattcaatGTAGGTAGTTGTAATCATAGGTTATGTTAgactaaaatttgaaaaatgcaattaggatgggacTTAGGCCTAAACTTGCAATTAGAATGGGACTTATGCCTAAATTTTGGTAAAGGACAAAACAGGTGTTTATTATCCAAGTGTATTATATTCAATGTAGGTAGCTGTATTcatatgaatattatataatgTCACGTcccaaaacgagccgtgagtggcacccatacttaccctcctatgtgagcgaaccaaccaatctaacccctaCATTTCagccataataaacagaataaaaatgcggaagacttaaaactcattaacgaaatcaattaaataacttctaaaatttatcaattactatccccaaaacctggaagtcatcatcacaagaacatctattctcaaattactaatctaaaaatgtctaggaagctaaaacaaatacaagagatagtccatgtccgaacttcaaggacatcaagacatgaatgagagagaatccagtccgagctaggaacaatagctcaccctgaaatctgacgtggtgaagactggctagagttgcggttgagttgaagacgacggtacgtttgctgtactccacaaataacaaagagaaaacatacaagtaggggttagtacaagcacatgtactaagtagatatcatcagccaactcaaaatagaaagcaatatatatcaaataatatcataaaatcaactacaatactcaacaggtggcaacaacaagtacaagaaccattggcaacaacccAAGCGCATCTATGAGGACTTACGCCTCCACACcctactcatttgggaaaaggttctttaagttttgagtatattaagataattcaagattcattctctttattcctcttgtgtcggaacgtgacacctgatcccctaatactatgtgtcggttcgtgacacccgatccattaacctcattcgtttagtttcatcaagccttcttttataccaaggcatcatcattaatagagaggttttaaggtttaagattcaacagtctcatcatgctaattcatcacaattacatatcacatcatgcaagcacacaattaagcatatagaagactttacaaaattactcaatacatatcattcgctattaagagttttactacgaaatagcataaaccataacctacctccaccgaagaattcgcgatcaagcaagctatcccccaaaacctttgctttcgtcttcgtttctctcttctctcgatcgttttccctctctttctctttctgatttttccttattcaaaccctttttcttttaccctaattaccatataattaagtataaaagatggtaaaagtaatccactatttattccaaggttgtctcctttaacccccaagtaattgaattattaacattaacccactaactttataattataagcaggaatagtccaaaacgccccttaaaacttttaacagaaatccgactcagttagggttacgcagcctgtgacggcccgtcgtgcctgcgacggtccgtcctgctgcttctgtcacaaagttcagagactaaatttctctaaagggtctgtgacggtccgtcgtgtccacgacggtccgtcctgccatgtcgtcgcgaagttcagagagttgttctcagtattcaaattttcagaatctaagtgttttggaacgagaccccctcgacggtccgtcgtgcccataacggtccgtcgtgggatccgtcgacccagacagttattaccaaaataaattctactgctcaaaacgactaacaggtcgttacaatagataccaatttacccatcgttcgtcctcaaacgatcacaagaagaaaaacaaaggctaaaaggagtacctgaatctgtaaacaggtgtgggtatttttcttccatatcagcctccttctcccaagtggactcttcaactggccgattcttccatttaACTTTGacagatgcaatctcccttgacctcaacttgcggacttccctatctaagatagcaacaggctcctcctcataagacaaattctcatcaagaagaactgaatcccaacgaatgatgtattttccatccccatggtatcttttcaacatagacacatgaaataccgggtgcactcctgacagtcctgggggcaaggctaattcataagctacctcccccacgcgcttcagaacttcaaatggaccaatatacctcggactaagcttacctcgcttaccaaaccgcatcacccctttcatgggtgaaaccttcagtaagacttgttcaccctccataaactccaagtctctaacctttcgatctgcacaTTCTTTCTATTTACTTTGagctgctaaaagcttttcttgaatgcatttcactttatctaacgattccctcagaaggtcagtaccccaaggtctaacttcaaatgcatcaaaccacccaatgggagacctacaccttctcccatacagtgcctcaaatggggccatatcaatacttgagtgatagctattgttgtatgagaattctgctaaggataagaagttatcccaatgaccaccaaattctattacacatgcacgaagcatatcctctaaaacttgaatcgttcgctcagattgaccatcagtctgagggtgaaatgcagtactaagatccaacctagtacctaactcagcatgcaatgttttccaaaacttagaagtaaactgcgtacctctatgtgatatgatggaaagtggaactccatgcaatcgaacaatttctgagatgtaaagtttggccaacttctctgcattgtaagtcaccttaaccggaatgaagtgagcagacttagttaacctatcaacaattacccaaatggagtcacacttacccattgtctttggaagaccaaccacgaagtccattgcaattctctcccgcttccattcaggaatgggcattctctggagtgtccctccaggcctctggtgttcatactttacctgctgacaattcgggcattgagcaacgaAATAAAAAATGTCCCTCTTCATCCTattccaccaaaaatgttgctttaggtcacggtacatcttggttgcaccaggatgtatagaataccttgaactatgagcctctataagaatagtgtgaatcaaatcatcgacgctgggtacacatactcttcccttaatcctcaaaacaccttcctcatcgatttttgcttc
The DNA window shown above is from Solanum lycopersicum chromosome 11, SLM_r2.1 and carries:
- the LOC101248937 gene encoding uncharacterized protein isoform X2, with amino-acid sequence MYSKTNSALLLCRTWISNAKTLITCNVVEKTFLHRQHQRHWFCSLAQAGANSSQKMSDNRCNHVTRVLFCGPHFPDSHNYTREYLQGYPFVQVDDVPLESVPAVIGDYDICVVKSFRMNSDVLSRAKRMKLIMQFGVGLEGVDITAATKHGIKVAKIPGGATGNAASCAEMAIYLILGLLRKQHQMKISVEQKKLGEPTGVNLQGKTVFILGFGNIGIHLAKRLRPFDVKILATKRSWGRPAQDSSKSEAPSVENGGYADLVDERGNHADILKFASKADIVVCCLAMNNETGAILINIARGGLLDYDAVLSHLKSGHLGGLGIDVAWTEPFDPDDAILRFPDVIITPHVAGVTELSYRDMAKVVGDVALQLHAGKPFTGIEIVN
- the LOC101248937 gene encoding uncharacterized protein isoform X1, giving the protein MYSKTNSALLLCRTWISNAKTLITCNVVEKTFLHRQHQRHWFCSLAQAGANSSQKMSDNRCNHVTRVLFCGPHFPDSHNYTREYLQGYPFVQVDDVPLESVPAVIGDYDICVVKSFRMNSDVLSRAKRMKLIMQFGVGLEGVDITAATKHGIKVAKIPGGATGNAASCAEMAIYLILGLLRKQHQMKISVEQKKLGEPTGVNLQGKTVFILGFGNIGIHLAKRLRPFDVKILATKRSWGRPAQDSSKSEAPSVENGGYADLVDERGNHADILKFASKADIVVCCLAMNNETIGIVNNDFISVMRKGAILINIARGGLLDYDAVLSHLKSGHLGGLGIDVAWTEPFDPDDAILRFPDVIITPHVAGVTELSYRDMAKVVGDVALQLHAGKPFTGIEIVN
- the LOC101248937 gene encoding uncharacterized protein isoform X5 — translated: MSDNRCNHVTRVLFCGPHFPDSHNYTREYLQGYPFVQVDDVPLESVPAVIGDYDICVVKSFRMNSDVLSRAKRMKLIMQFGVGLEGVDITAATKHGIKVAKIPGGATGNAASCAEMAIYLILGLLRKQHQMKISVEQKKLGEPTGVNLQGKTVFILGFGNIGIHLAKRLRPFDVKILATKRSWGRPAQDSSKSEAPSVENGGYADLVDERGNHADILKFASKADIVVCCLAMNNETIGIVNNDFISVMRKGAILINIARGGLLDYDAVLSHLKSGHLGGLGIDVAWTEPFDPDDAILRFPDVIITPHVAGVTELSYRDMAKVVGDVALQLHAGKPFTGIEIVN
- the LOC101248937 gene encoding uncharacterized protein isoform X4, yielding MYSKTNSALLLCRTWISNAKTLITCNVVEKTFLHRQHQRHWFCSLAQAGANSSQKMSDNRCNHVTRVLFCGPHFPDSHNYTREYLQGYPFVQVDDVPLESVPAVIGDYDICVVKSFRMNSDVLSRAKRMKLIMQFGVGLEGVDITAATKHGIKVAKIPGGATGNAASCAEMAIYLILGLLPSNENFRGAEKARGANWCQPARENAPSVENGGYADLVDERGNHADILKFASKADIVVCCLAMNNETIGIVNNDFISVMRKGAILINIARGGLLDYDAVLSHLKSGHLGGLGIDVAWTEPFDPDDAILRFPDVIITPHVAGVTELSYRDMAKVVGDVALQLHAGKPFTGIEIVN
- the LOC101248937 gene encoding uncharacterized protein isoform X6 produces the protein MSDNRCNHVTRVLFCGPHFPDSHNYTREYLQGYPFVQVDDVPLESVPAVIGDYDICVVKSFRMNSDVLSRAKRMKLIMQFGVGLEGVDITAATKHGIKVAKIPGGATGNAASCAEMAIYLILGLLRKQVASNENFRGAEKARGANWCQPARENAPSVENGGYADLVDERGNHADILKFASKADIVVCCLAMNNETIGIVNNDFISVMRKGAILINIARGGLLDYDAVLSHLKSGHLGGLGIDVAWTEPFDPDDAILRFPDVIITPHVAGVTELSYRDMAKVVGDVALQLHAGKPFTGIEIVN